The Stieleria sp. JC731 genome has a segment encoding these proteins:
- a CDS encoding transcriptional regulator, which produces MQKTTIGSNKQHDEIPQELRELSSAIDALPARYRDTVAPALTRAIECSTRRRRILNLVQEALSQLRLDMKYLVFDLEATRRERDQYREILEKEGLL; this is translated from the coding sequence ATGCAAAAGACGACGATCGGATCGAACAAGCAGCACGACGAAATTCCTCAAGAATTGCGTGAGCTAAGCAGCGCGATCGACGCACTCCCAGCCCGCTACCGCGACACCGTTGCTCCAGCACTGACTCGTGCGATCGAATGCAGCACCCGTCGCCGACGGATTTTGAACCTCGTCCAAGAAGCTCTGTCACAATTGCGTCTGGACATGAAATACTTGGTCTTCGACTTGGAAGCGACTCGTCGTGAGCGTGACCAATATCGCGAGATCCTAGAAAAAGAAGGCTTGCTGTAG
- a CDS encoding MotA/TolQ/ExbB proton channel family protein: MTKEKPPVRSSVKLRKRRPSRHIAGLMSRLLPACILGIGMLVLMSVLDQAQAQYPGQTVNSSQGYPNGFPQQFSAAPSTRGNGQGSGMAAAQPMYRTADASGSNGADSYQGGIPQVPQEQAATATEQIGGEISEDAESESWLQTPDFIRKIMSGGWLMIPLAICSLVVLSLSLERLIALRRSRVIPKPFVLRFTECVEDGVLSYDEATELCKEFDCPVSEVFRAALRRWGRPMFEIEQAVMDAGDRVADGLKKYLRVFHAISNVAPLIGLLGTVIGMIDAFEIISDQASLGRPELLASGISMALMTTAGGLSVAIPAYLAYMYFSSKSDRYLVEIEKLCQRVIDCISAEGLETTSASRSKRRKAA; encoded by the coding sequence ATGACGAAAGAGAAGCCTCCGGTCCGCTCCTCGGTAAAACTTCGCAAACGTCGACCAAGCCGTCATATCGCTGGTTTGATGTCGCGTCTGCTGCCCGCTTGCATCCTAGGAATTGGGATGTTGGTTCTGATGAGTGTGCTCGATCAAGCGCAGGCACAGTATCCAGGCCAGACCGTGAATTCATCGCAGGGTTATCCCAACGGATTTCCGCAGCAGTTTTCCGCGGCACCGTCGACGCGTGGGAACGGACAAGGTTCCGGTATGGCCGCTGCACAGCCGATGTACCGGACCGCTGATGCGAGTGGATCTAACGGTGCCGATTCGTATCAAGGTGGTATCCCACAGGTGCCGCAAGAGCAAGCCGCGACGGCGACCGAGCAAATCGGTGGCGAGATCAGTGAAGATGCAGAATCCGAAAGTTGGCTGCAAACGCCGGACTTCATTCGCAAGATCATGTCCGGCGGATGGCTGATGATTCCACTGGCTATTTGTTCGCTGGTCGTGCTTTCACTTTCCTTGGAACGGTTGATTGCACTTCGACGAAGCCGCGTGATTCCCAAGCCATTCGTGCTTCGTTTCACCGAATGTGTCGAGGATGGTGTGCTTAGCTATGACGAAGCGACCGAGCTTTGCAAAGAATTTGACTGTCCGGTGAGTGAGGTTTTTCGGGCAGCGCTGCGTCGCTGGGGACGTCCAATGTTCGAGATCGAACAGGCCGTGATGGATGCCGGTGACCGAGTCGCTGACGGATTAAAAAAGTACCTGCGAGTGTTTCATGCGATCAGTAATGTTGCACCATTAATCGGGCTTTTAGGCACCGTGATCGGGATGATCGACGCCTTCGAAATCATCAGTGATCAGGCATCGCTAGGCCGGCCCGAGTTGCTTGCCAGTGGCATCAGTATGGCTTTGATGACGACTGCCGGAGGGCTATCCGTCGCAATTCCTGCCTACCTGGCCTATATGTACTTCAGCAGTAAATCCGATCGATACCTAGTGGAGATCGAAAAACTGTGCCAACGCGTGATCGATTGTATCTCGGCCGAAGGGTTGGAGACGACAAGTGCATCGCGTAGCAAGAGGCGAAAGGCAGCGTGA
- the smc gene encoding chromosome segregation protein SMC — protein MLKALELAGFKSFADRTRFDFPDGITVVVGPNGSGKSNIVDAMKWVLGSQSPKGLRGKEMSDVIFKGSQTRPPAGAAEATIVFDNSQGNLPIDAPEVHVTRRVYRSGESEFLINKESVRLKDVRDLIRGTGIGIDAYSLIEQGKVDRMLQANAKDRRAIFEEAAGISRFKAKKLEAERRLARVQTNLTRLSDIVEEVGTRLRSVRSQAAKAERYRQASERLKELRTVIAWNDWTNLNQELDTCEKDLTNANTRLRELENEREEIATKRQSADMELQSVADQARQLEQQRHELLAQSATLGGRKDADESSVAEVRMSIADALRRSRKLMRQARKADDDLQQAIADHSTGDEELQRVRLNNDELVAKRDQIQTETDGILKRREDISKQHLDAIRRVSEMEVRLQRSETRLSESDRQLVSLEQRLTDSIALLDKANADTQVAADRLQELEARIQSSEGDLQVQQAKTDQHRNVLDRRSGETAELRTRLEGVRQRYLVLEDLVKRHEGVSGGVRAVLEHVADAAHPLASSVLGMVATLVNVDVETAPLIDAALRDRAQFVVTRDGQLAEAIVSGEIQIDSRVGIIRMDHLPEPPRENRIQLEGFQGVIGRADRVITSDGEGQKLIAHLLSSTWLVEDLETAIRVRPLCGPDQQIVTRHGEVLMGDGSMIVGPAGATTALVSRRSEMNAAAEEIEHYTFEISENDEAIRELAALVDEYSNALGRLEIQHRNLVTEKAAADADLRHAKERAKVRQTAHDQIQSDVTSTRIERDEAKSEASELSASIVESRQSIEKLESEAAEVEEMLSETQQALQSASSAVMTASVELARAEQRQEALANQIESQKREQDERRSSVENASVTAQSGYTRQSELKQRITETVGQLDQLKSQTDEFDKQLRELAEKAQSLRQTNRAIAEAGEAVLKNVAEASEQVHSITNRRDAAKMRLGTLTERIAEDYQIDLENDDPPEELAEIEDRAKMDEEINRLREQLQRTSNVNMEALAELEGLQERYDHLSGQYEDLAAAKDSLQRIIGRINADSRRLFLDTLEAIRQNFQKLYRKSFGGGHADLVLEESEDPLEAGVEIVATPPGKPSFSNSLLSGGEKALTAVALLMSIFQYRPSPFCVLDEVDAPFDEANIGRFVMVLNEFLDHSKFVIVTHSKKTMTAATTLYGVTMQESGVSKRVSIRFEDVSEDGEISEGEAA, from the coding sequence ATGCTGAAAGCTCTCGAACTGGCCGGCTTTAAAAGCTTTGCGGATCGGACTCGATTCGATTTTCCCGACGGCATCACGGTGGTCGTCGGCCCCAACGGAAGTGGCAAGTCCAACATTGTTGATGCGATGAAATGGGTGCTGGGGTCACAAAGCCCCAAGGGCCTCCGCGGAAAAGAGATGTCGGACGTGATCTTCAAAGGATCACAAACGCGCCCACCAGCTGGTGCAGCCGAAGCCACCATCGTGTTCGACAACTCGCAAGGCAACTTGCCGATCGATGCACCGGAAGTCCATGTGACCCGGCGCGTCTACCGAAGCGGCGAAAGTGAATTCCTGATCAACAAAGAATCCGTGCGGCTTAAAGACGTGCGTGACTTGATTCGCGGGACCGGGATCGGGATCGATGCCTACAGTTTGATCGAGCAGGGCAAGGTCGATCGGATGCTGCAGGCAAACGCGAAAGACCGCCGCGCAATCTTTGAAGAAGCTGCCGGTATCAGTCGCTTTAAGGCTAAAAAGCTAGAAGCCGAACGAAGGCTGGCGCGCGTCCAAACAAACCTGACGCGTCTAAGTGATATCGTCGAAGAAGTCGGCACCCGCCTTCGCAGTGTTCGCAGTCAAGCCGCTAAGGCCGAACGATACCGTCAAGCATCCGAACGGCTCAAGGAATTGCGAACGGTTATCGCCTGGAACGATTGGACGAACCTGAATCAAGAGCTGGACACCTGCGAGAAAGACCTCACAAACGCGAACACTCGCCTACGTGAGCTTGAAAACGAGCGAGAAGAAATCGCGACGAAGCGTCAATCTGCAGACATGGAACTGCAATCCGTTGCTGACCAAGCGAGACAGCTTGAACAGCAACGCCATGAACTGCTCGCACAGTCGGCAACACTCGGTGGCCGCAAAGATGCCGACGAAAGCTCGGTCGCAGAAGTCCGCATGTCGATTGCTGACGCACTTCGCCGAAGTCGCAAACTGATGCGACAAGCTCGCAAAGCAGACGACGATCTTCAACAAGCAATCGCTGATCACAGCACCGGCGATGAAGAACTGCAACGGGTTCGCCTTAACAACGACGAACTGGTTGCCAAACGCGATCAAATCCAAACCGAAACCGACGGGATACTTAAACGCCGCGAGGATATTTCCAAACAGCACCTCGACGCGATCCGCCGCGTTTCGGAAATGGAAGTCCGCCTACAGCGATCCGAAACACGTCTTTCTGAATCGGATCGCCAACTCGTCAGCCTCGAACAACGTCTGACCGATTCGATCGCACTGCTCGACAAGGCAAATGCGGACACACAGGTTGCCGCCGACCGGTTGCAAGAACTTGAGGCACGCATTCAGTCATCCGAAGGCGACCTACAAGTCCAACAGGCCAAAACGGACCAGCACCGCAACGTGCTCGACCGACGCAGTGGCGAAACGGCCGAACTACGCACCCGGCTTGAAGGCGTTCGGCAACGTTATCTCGTACTGGAAGACTTGGTCAAACGACACGAAGGGGTCTCCGGTGGCGTTCGCGCCGTCCTTGAACACGTCGCTGACGCTGCCCACCCCTTGGCTTCTAGCGTTCTGGGAATGGTAGCGACGCTAGTGAATGTGGATGTCGAAACCGCCCCATTGATCGATGCGGCACTGCGTGATCGTGCACAGTTCGTCGTGACACGTGATGGACAACTGGCCGAAGCCATCGTCAGCGGCGAAATCCAGATCGATAGCCGTGTCGGCATCATCCGGATGGACCACCTTCCCGAACCGCCACGCGAAAACCGAATCCAGCTGGAAGGATTCCAAGGTGTCATCGGCCGAGCCGACCGAGTGATCACATCCGATGGCGAAGGCCAAAAGTTGATCGCGCACCTGTTGAGTTCGACTTGGCTCGTGGAAGATCTGGAAACGGCGATCCGTGTTCGTCCACTTTGCGGTCCCGATCAACAAATCGTTACCCGACACGGCGAAGTCCTGATGGGTGACGGCAGTATGATCGTTGGCCCTGCCGGTGCAACGACCGCTTTGGTCAGTCGACGCAGCGAGATGAATGCCGCTGCTGAAGAAATCGAACACTACACGTTTGAAATCTCCGAAAACGACGAAGCGATTCGGGAGCTTGCCGCCCTTGTCGACGAATACTCAAACGCGCTCGGCCGACTGGAGATTCAGCATCGAAACTTGGTGACAGAAAAGGCGGCCGCCGACGCGGACCTTCGACATGCCAAGGAACGAGCCAAAGTCCGCCAGACCGCACACGACCAAATCCAATCAGACGTCACGTCGACGCGTATAGAACGCGACGAAGCGAAGTCAGAAGCGAGTGAATTGTCGGCTTCGATCGTCGAATCTCGACAGTCGATCGAGAAGCTTGAAAGCGAAGCCGCCGAAGTCGAAGAGATGCTTTCGGAAACACAGCAAGCGCTGCAATCCGCATCGAGCGCCGTCATGACAGCCTCGGTCGAACTCGCTCGTGCCGAACAACGTCAGGAAGCGTTGGCCAATCAGATCGAATCCCAAAAACGCGAGCAAGACGAACGACGTTCGTCCGTCGAAAACGCAAGCGTCACCGCACAGTCTGGCTACACCCGTCAGTCCGAACTGAAACAACGGATCACCGAAACCGTTGGCCAACTTGATCAGCTGAAATCACAGACAGACGAATTCGATAAACAGCTCCGTGAACTGGCCGAGAAAGCTCAATCGCTTCGGCAAACCAATCGTGCGATTGCGGAAGCGGGCGAAGCCGTCCTGAAAAATGTTGCCGAAGCAAGCGAACAGGTTCACAGCATCACCAACAGGCGTGACGCCGCAAAAATGCGACTGGGGACGCTTACCGAACGCATTGCCGAAGACTATCAGATCGATCTTGAAAACGATGACCCGCCGGAGGAACTGGCCGAGATCGAAGACCGCGCAAAGATGGATGAGGAGATCAACCGCCTGCGTGAACAGTTGCAGCGAACGAGCAACGTCAACATGGAAGCACTCGCAGAGCTCGAAGGGCTGCAAGAACGATACGATCACCTAAGCGGTCAATACGAAGACCTTGCTGCGGCGAAGGATTCGCTGCAACGGATCATTGGTCGTATCAATGCAGACAGTCGTCGACTTTTCCTAGACACCCTCGAAGCGATTCGGCAAAACTTTCAGAAGCTCTATCGCAAGTCGTTTGGTGGTGGCCACGCGGATCTCGTCCTCGAAGAATCCGAAGATCCGCTGGAAGCCGGTGTTGAAATCGTCGCAACGCCTCCCGGCAAACCCAGTTTCAGTAACTCGCTTTTGTCGGGTGGTGAAAAGGCTTTGACCGCGGTAGCGCTACTGATGTCGATTTTCCAATATCGGCCAAGCCCATTCTGCGTGCTCGACGAAGTTGACGCGCCGTTTGATGAAGCAAACATTGGCCGATTCGTCATGGTGCTCAAT
- a CDS encoding tetratricopeptide repeat protein: MQQSRFVLQIGMASMICWSLLASPLIVAAESIGVEAVDVAASLVEVRKLRDAGEFASAVGELQKLASYLIEESRSDVQLAADFVLLARAAQSDISPEQVDELYVAAEQWLQRNDVSSVSLKQHVVLTTAIATHHASRQRAGQAQQQLLRLFDEIDRSNDEAEGALAASIADPLLALSMKSAWQAMSGGDAEGAEKLYLAMQGSDSRGSVQLGDARRSLCQLGLGWATALQPDRHVDAAERLGVFIDQNPDHSDAAKASALRVRCAIKADQNAELLDAIDLHFKEYGDTSGTADLVAEVLRQVDPIPEIVKEWLLQEQSYQQWPLSLVSESLVQFGSDFSPRDFDALVTRLTVNDKAGAWTAQTLEGCDAIDHSAISELIAAAVIGGRIGGATMLSVEAATRWAGRTGRWSMLMHAAEDVDFESDPEGRSVHVDRLFAEAVFRSGQRAKALRYWKHVVDVRKADDFGTLLRCAECSVLVDDVEQAEVRLRRLREILDSAETAPISQKPLVELLEADLAIRKLKFDHSRSLLESVVRSPESPAPIRARAQWMIGETYLLQQNYAEAIDAYRLVEGIDPGGPYAAAALVQAGKAFEQLGRTREASVCYGTLLEKFADSSYASEARHRMSALPTHSPSNTRR; encoded by the coding sequence ATGCAGCAGAGCCGATTCGTATTGCAGATCGGCATGGCTTCGATGATTTGCTGGTCCCTGCTGGCAAGTCCTTTGATTGTCGCTGCAGAGTCGATTGGCGTTGAAGCGGTTGATGTTGCCGCATCGCTTGTCGAGGTTCGAAAGCTTCGTGATGCCGGTGAGTTCGCTTCCGCTGTTGGTGAGTTGCAGAAGCTTGCGAGCTACCTCATCGAGGAATCGCGTTCTGATGTTCAGCTCGCAGCCGATTTTGTGCTGCTTGCCAGGGCTGCGCAAAGTGACATCTCGCCGGAGCAGGTGGACGAGCTTTATGTGGCAGCTGAGCAGTGGTTGCAGCGGAATGACGTTTCGTCGGTGTCGCTCAAGCAACACGTGGTTCTGACCACGGCAATCGCAACGCATCATGCATCGCGGCAAAGGGCTGGCCAGGCTCAGCAGCAATTGTTGCGGCTCTTTGACGAAATTGATCGATCAAATGATGAAGCTGAAGGTGCATTGGCCGCTTCGATTGCCGATCCGCTGTTAGCTTTGTCTATGAAGTCAGCTTGGCAGGCAATGTCCGGCGGAGACGCCGAGGGTGCGGAGAAGCTGTATCTGGCGATGCAAGGTTCCGATTCACGAGGCAGTGTGCAGCTAGGGGATGCCAGGCGTTCTCTCTGTCAGTTGGGGCTCGGTTGGGCAACAGCCCTGCAGCCCGACAGGCATGTTGATGCTGCGGAGCGTCTTGGGGTCTTTATCGATCAAAACCCCGATCATTCCGATGCTGCCAAGGCATCAGCTTTAAGGGTGCGATGCGCGATTAAGGCCGATCAAAATGCTGAGCTTCTAGACGCGATTGATCTGCACTTCAAAGAGTATGGAGATACTTCAGGAACAGCCGATTTGGTGGCAGAAGTCCTGCGTCAGGTCGATCCGATTCCGGAGATTGTGAAGGAGTGGCTGCTGCAGGAACAGTCTTATCAGCAATGGCCATTGAGCTTGGTTTCCGAGTCGTTGGTGCAGTTTGGCAGTGATTTTTCGCCACGTGACTTTGACGCTCTGGTGACCCGCTTGACCGTGAATGACAAGGCTGGGGCGTGGACGGCGCAAACACTGGAAGGCTGCGACGCGATCGATCACTCAGCAATTTCGGAATTGATCGCGGCGGCTGTGATCGGGGGCCGAATCGGTGGTGCGACGATGTTGTCAGTTGAGGCAGCGACGCGTTGGGCCGGTCGAACGGGACGCTGGTCAATGTTGATGCACGCCGCCGAGGATGTCGACTTCGAAAGCGATCCTGAAGGTCGCAGTGTGCATGTCGATCGGTTATTTGCCGAAGCTGTTTTTCGATCCGGGCAGCGTGCGAAAGCGCTTCGCTATTGGAAGCACGTCGTCGATGTGCGAAAAGCAGACGACTTTGGCACGTTGCTTCGATGTGCCGAGTGTTCGGTGCTGGTTGATGATGTCGAGCAGGCCGAAGTGCGATTGCGGCGACTGCGGGAAATCTTGGATTCCGCGGAGACTGCACCCATCAGCCAGAAACCGTTGGTGGAATTGCTTGAAGCCGATCTGGCGATCCGCAAACTTAAATTTGATCATTCACGTTCGTTGTTGGAGTCGGTGGTGCGCTCGCCCGAGTCGCCGGCGCCAATACGAGCACGTGCTCAGTGGATGATCGGTGAAACCTATCTGTTGCAGCAAAACTATGCCGAAGCGATCGATGCGTACCGGCTGGTCGAAGGCATTGATCCCGGGGGGCCGTATGCAGCAGCGGCGCTGGTTCAAGCGGGCAAAGCTTTTGAACAATTGGGGCGGACACGTGAGGCGAGTGTTTGTTACGGAACTCTATTAGAGAAGTTCGCGGACAGCTCGTATGCATCGGAAGCTCGCCATCGGATGTCCGCGTTACCAACACATTCCCCATCGAACACCCGTCGCTAA
- a CDS encoding ExbD/TolR family protein → MGKRNRSNEDVTINLTPMIDVVFLLVIFFMVGSKFSESESSIDVSVPAVGAASPMSRVPDDRIVSLTREGQLLLNDQPVTKEQLVEQLSNEFAQYPALNVIVRADSDTSIQDYASIALLVRQTGVKKIAMAVKVDQSGGLRR, encoded by the coding sequence ATGGGAAAACGCAATCGATCCAACGAAGACGTCACGATCAATCTGACACCGATGATCGATGTGGTGTTCCTGCTGGTGATCTTTTTTATGGTCGGCAGCAAGTTCAGCGAATCGGAAAGTTCGATCGACGTCTCGGTTCCCGCCGTCGGTGCGGCGAGTCCGATGTCGCGTGTTCCCGATGATCGCATCGTTTCGCTGACCCGCGAAGGGCAACTGCTGCTTAATGATCAGCCTGTGACTAAAGAGCAACTGGTCGAGCAGTTGTCAAACGAGTTTGCACAGTACCCGGCGCTGAACGTGATCGTTCGCGCTGATAGTGATACCTCAATTCAGGATTACGCTTCGATCGCCTTACTTGTCCGCCAAACTGGAGTCAAAAAGATTGCCATGGCTGTCAAAGTCGATCAAAGCGGAGGCCTGCGCCGTTGA
- a CDS encoding squalene--hopene cyclase, with protein MILATSIDTIWSDPRVVYAVAVAAVVLLVVTIWLFRRAKREGRAAGTICLILSVVLHGVLIWLVPYKQQPPGGGKTASDREETLGIDSIEMSTFDPKLQFEDNSGDADQTPFMPLPVDDLTDLASDSVPAPGDDTPPEADSLLSESSLENSDVPQSLESEVQELASEAFAEIEQALDASLDELIEATMPVDEAEMAAPESVVSDVPDIPAMVDPLLEPPPLDEQPMQMPTAQTVSSKSVPVGTSGPMNPADSFDTTPHSAANAPSANIAADRTADFSSRTGTAKQIAIEQTGGDAQTEAAVRAALRFLADAQQANGSWDPQATGAGEERRPLGENRFGAGKRCTTALTGLSLLAMMGAGNTHQRGEYSENVYQGLSYLIQHQQPNGSLEGGATLYAASYCHSMATLAVCEDALMTGDASAVECARRAIAHTKRMQHPVTGGWRYTRGDPGDLSQLGWQAMALHSGYRAGVAVGDETFAGVQRFLRSVQVGGGGLACYRPGEKVSRTMTAEAMAIRLLLGERMSAREVAEAERYILQQRPGVGQDNYYFWYYATLALHQLQDDAWQEWNLALKQRLLATQRADGSWPNTSLWGGYGGPVYTTAMATLCLETYYRHTVQ; from the coding sequence TTGATCCTTGCTACAAGCATTGACACGATTTGGTCTGATCCAAGAGTCGTCTATGCGGTCGCGGTTGCTGCGGTCGTATTGCTTGTCGTTACGATTTGGTTGTTCCGCCGCGCTAAACGCGAAGGCCGTGCCGCGGGTACGATCTGCCTAATCTTGTCGGTGGTTTTACACGGCGTCTTGATTTGGCTGGTTCCCTACAAACAGCAGCCCCCAGGCGGCGGAAAGACTGCTAGTGATCGGGAAGAAACGCTTGGCATCGATTCGATCGAAATGTCAACGTTTGATCCGAAGTTGCAATTCGAAGACAATTCAGGTGATGCAGACCAAACGCCGTTCATGCCGCTTCCCGTCGATGACTTGACGGATCTTGCGAGCGATTCGGTTCCCGCACCGGGAGATGATACGCCGCCAGAGGCCGATTCATTGCTGTCTGAAAGCAGCCTTGAAAACTCCGACGTCCCACAGTCTTTGGAATCTGAAGTTCAAGAGCTGGCGAGCGAAGCGTTCGCAGAAATTGAGCAAGCCTTGGATGCATCGCTGGACGAGTTAATTGAAGCCACGATGCCGGTCGATGAAGCGGAAATGGCTGCTCCGGAAAGTGTTGTCAGTGATGTGCCCGACATCCCTGCGATGGTCGATCCCTTGTTGGAGCCACCGCCGCTCGATGAACAGCCGATGCAAATGCCAACGGCCCAAACCGTCAGTTCCAAGTCGGTTCCAGTCGGAACATCTGGACCGATGAATCCTGCTGACTCATTCGATACCACTCCGCATAGTGCGGCGAATGCACCGTCGGCGAACATCGCGGCAGATCGTACCGCTGATTTCTCAAGCAGAACAGGAACTGCCAAGCAGATCGCGATCGAGCAGACCGGGGGCGATGCACAAACCGAAGCCGCTGTCCGCGCCGCACTTCGATTCCTTGCCGATGCACAACAGGCCAATGGCAGTTGGGATCCACAGGCAACGGGTGCTGGTGAGGAGCGTCGTCCGCTTGGTGAGAATAGGTTCGGCGCCGGAAAACGATGCACCACGGCACTGACCGGTCTTTCTTTGTTGGCGATGATGGGTGCCGGAAACACTCATCAGCGCGGTGAGTATTCAGAGAACGTGTACCAAGGGCTGTCGTATCTCATTCAGCACCAGCAACCCAATGGCTCACTTGAAGGCGGCGCGACTCTGTACGCGGCCAGCTACTGTCACTCGATGGCCACGCTAGCTGTTTGCGAAGACGCGTTGATGACTGGCGATGCATCGGCAGTCGAATGCGCCCGTCGTGCGATCGCGCATACCAAACGAATGCAGCATCCGGTGACTGGCGGTTGGCGATATACACGCGGTGATCCTGGGGATCTAAGTCAGCTCGGTTGGCAAGCGATGGCATTGCATTCTGGGTACCGGGCCGGGGTTGCCGTTGGCGACGAAACCTTCGCAGGGGTGCAGCGTTTTTTGCGCAGCGTTCAAGTCGGTGGTGGCGGATTGGCTTGCTATCGCCCTGGTGAAAAGGTCAGCCGCACCATGACGGCAGAAGCGATGGCGATACGCTTGTTGCTAGGCGAGCGGATGTCTGCCAGAGAAGTCGCCGAAGCGGAGCGATACATCCTGCAGCAACGTCCCGGTGTGGGACAGGACAACTATTACTTTTGGTACTACGCGACGCTCGCGCTGCATCAACTGCAAGATGATGCATGGCAGGAATGGAACTTAGCACTCAAACAACGTCTGTTGGCAACGCAACGAGCCGACGGCAGTTGGCCAAACACATCTCTGTGGGGTGGCTACGGCGGGCCGGTGTATACAACGGCCATGGCGACGTTATGTTTGGAAACGTATTACCGGCATACCGTTCAGTGA